In one window of Paucibacter aquatile DNA:
- a CDS encoding pseudouridine synthase encodes MRLSNILFSQGFGTRRLCAGLIYNGEVRIAGEEADDPDAEYETEGFSFEVSGKTWPFYEKALILLNKPAGYECSQKPKHHPSVMSLLPAPLRERNVQPVGRLDEDTTGLLLLTDDGSLIHKLTSPKHHVPKVYEAQCKHPVTPEMVAQLLAGVELREPAESKLPAELAARRASESRKPLKPSKPVASERPGFTPEMVKAEGAEAFGSHGLRLTLTEGKYHQVKRMVAAVGNRVESLHRPQFGALALPADLKPGEWQWVHSPALISS; translated from the coding sequence ATGCGCCTCTCCAACATCCTGTTCTCGCAAGGCTTCGGCACCCGCCGCCTCTGCGCCGGTCTGATCTACAACGGCGAGGTTCGCATTGCCGGCGAAGAGGCAGACGATCCGGATGCCGAATACGAAACCGAGGGCTTCAGCTTTGAGGTCAGTGGCAAGACCTGGCCCTTTTACGAAAAGGCGCTGATCCTGCTGAACAAACCGGCAGGCTATGAATGCTCGCAAAAGCCCAAGCACCATCCGAGCGTCATGAGCTTGCTGCCGGCGCCGTTGCGCGAGCGCAATGTCCAGCCAGTGGGTCGACTAGACGAAGACACCACCGGTCTGCTGCTGCTCACCGACGACGGCAGCTTGATCCACAAGCTCACCAGCCCCAAGCACCATGTGCCCAAGGTCTACGAGGCGCAGTGCAAGCATCCAGTCACGCCGGAGATGGTGGCTCAGCTTTTGGCCGGCGTGGAGCTGCGCGAACCTGCAGAGTCCAAGCTGCCGGCCGAGCTGGCAGCCCGCCGCGCCAGCGAATCACGCAAGCCCCTAAAACCGAGCAAACCTGTCGCCAGCGAACGCCCGGGCTTCACGCCGGAGATGGTCAAGGCCGAAGGCGCCGAGGCCTTCGGCAGCCACGGCCTGCGCCTGACACTCACCGAAGGCAAGTACCACCAGGTCAAGCGCATGGTGGCAGCCGTCGGCAACCGGGTGGAGAGTCTGCATCGACCCCAGTTCGGCGCGTTGGCCTTGCCCGCCGACCTCAAGCCCGGCGAGTGGCAGTGGGTTCACAGTCCAGCTCTGATCAGCTCCTGA